Proteins found in one uncultured Desulfuromonas sp. genomic segment:
- a CDS encoding 2-oxoacid:ferredoxin oxidoreductase subunit beta encodes MAELTKKDFASAAEVKWCPGCGDYAIMNAVRAGMVAAGKPRDEVAIVSGIGCSSRFPYYMETYGLHTIHGRAAAIASGVKVGNPKLDVWVISGDGDSTAIGGNHFMHAIRRNINLNYVMINNKIYGLTKGQYSPTSEMGQISKTTPYGVIDYPMTPLKVAMGLGATFVARGLDAQMKLSEEICKRGAMHKGFSMMEIFANCIIYNDGAHSKLTDKETGADFYIILKDGEKMIFGTESQYCLVQDGFKIKAAKVADVAESDILVHDEKNAEVAALLATMRPDANLPLALGIIFADDSKKTYDDMVYEQVAGVKAKRGRTVDQVMQEGHTWTV; translated from the coding sequence ATGGCAGAACTGACTAAAAAAGATTTCGCCTCCGCTGCTGAGGTTAAGTGGTGCCCGGGTTGTGGTGACTACGCCATTATGAACGCTGTCCGCGCGGGCATGGTTGCCGCTGGCAAGCCCCGCGACGAAGTGGCTATCGTTTCCGGTATCGGTTGCTCCAGCCGTTTCCCTTACTACATGGAAACTTATGGTCTGCACACCATCCACGGTCGTGCCGCTGCCATCGCTTCCGGTGTTAAAGTTGGCAACCCTAAGCTCGACGTCTGGGTTATTTCCGGTGACGGTGACTCCACCGCAATCGGCGGTAACCACTTCATGCACGCAATTCGTCGTAACATCAACCTGAATTACGTCATGATCAACAACAAGATCTACGGCCTGACCAAAGGTCAATACTCTCCGACTTCGGAGATGGGCCAGATCTCAAAAACCACGCCTTACGGTGTTATCGATTACCCGATGACTCCTCTGAAAGTGGCAATGGGTCTTGGTGCAACGTTTGTTGCCCGTGGCCTGGACGCTCAAATGAAGCTGTCTGAAGAGATCTGCAAACGTGGCGCAATGCACAAAGGTTTCAGCATGATGGAAATCTTTGCCAACTGCATCATCTACAATGATGGCGCACACAGCAAACTGACAGACAAAGAAACCGGTGCTGACTTCTACATCATCCTTAAAGATGGTGAAAAAATGATCTTTGGTACAGAGAGCCAGTACTGCCTGGTTCAAGATGGCTTCAAGATCAAAGCAGCCAAAGTGGCTGACGTTGCTGAATCCGACATTCTGGTTCACGACGAGAAAAACGCTGAAGTTGCTGCACTGCTGGCGACCATGCGTCCCGATGCTAACCTGCCTCTGGCACTGGGCATCATCTTTGCTGACGACAGCAAAAAGACCTACGACGACATGGTTTACGAGCAAGTTGCTGGTGTTAAAGCCAAGCGCGGCCGCACGGTTGACCAAGTTATGCAAGAAGGTCACACCTGGACGGTTTAA
- a CDS encoding NADP-dependent isocitrate dehydrogenase yields the protein MSTIIWSEIDEAPALATYALLPIVQKFLKGSGVDVETRDISLSGRILANFPEKLKDEQKVADYLAQLGELTQDPSANIIKLPNVSASIPQLQAAIKELQDKGYDVPDYPEEPKNDAEKELQARYSKCLGSAVNPVLREGNSDRRSAASVKKFAQKNPHRMMKDWPADSKTRVAHMSANDFYASETSVTLDKDTTLTYKFVGNDGSEQVLKEKLPVLAGEVVDSSSMSMAAVREFFAQQIEEAKKDGVLLSLHMKATMMKISDPYIFGQCVKVFYKDVFEKYGSVFEEIGVNVSNGLGDVYAKLKRLPDAQREEIEAAIMDVYKDRPALAMVDSRRGITNLHAPNDVIIDASMPVVVRDGGRMWNLQDELQDTVAMIPDRCYATIYQTVIEDCQKNGQFDPATMGAVSNVGLMAKKAEEYGSHDKTFYSPGDGKIQVIDDATGNVLLEQTLEAGDVFRSCQTKDESIRDWVKLAVSRAKATGVPTVFWLDPKRGHDAQIIAKVETYLKDHDTTGLDIRIMTPDDAMQLACDRSRRGEDTVTCTGNALRDYLTDLFPILELGTSARMLSIVPLLQGGGVFETGAGGSAPKHVEQFLKEGHLRWDSLGEYCALVPSLEHIAKTTDNATAQLYAETLDAAVTDYLLNEKAPSRKVNEIDNRGSSFYVALYWAKALAAQDKNAELKAKFAKVAADLEANEAKINEELLAAQGSPVDIGGYYKPEVAKVSAAMRPSATLNAIIDAL from the coding sequence ATGTCCACGATTATCTGGTCAGAAATTGATGAAGCACCGGCATTAGCAACGTATGCATTGCTGCCTATCGTCCAAAAGTTCCTCAAAGGGTCAGGTGTTGATGTTGAAACACGCGACATCTCCCTTTCTGGGCGTATTCTTGCTAATTTCCCCGAAAAGCTGAAAGATGAGCAAAAAGTTGCTGACTACTTGGCGCAATTGGGTGAGCTAACTCAGGATCCTTCGGCAAACATCATCAAGCTGCCGAACGTCAGCGCGTCAATTCCTCAGCTGCAAGCGGCCATCAAGGAGTTGCAGGACAAAGGCTACGATGTTCCTGACTATCCTGAAGAGCCTAAGAACGATGCGGAAAAAGAGCTGCAAGCGCGTTACTCCAAGTGCCTGGGCAGTGCGGTTAACCCGGTACTGCGTGAAGGTAACTCCGATCGTCGCTCTGCTGCTTCCGTTAAAAAATTCGCCCAGAAAAATCCTCATCGCATGATGAAAGACTGGCCTGCTGACTCAAAAACTCGCGTAGCGCACATGAGCGCCAACGATTTTTATGCCAGTGAGACGTCTGTCACTCTCGACAAAGATACGACCCTTACTTATAAATTCGTCGGTAATGATGGTAGTGAGCAAGTTCTGAAAGAAAAACTGCCCGTCCTGGCGGGTGAAGTTGTTGATTCCTCTTCCATGAGCATGGCTGCAGTTCGTGAGTTTTTTGCTCAGCAGATTGAAGAAGCCAAAAAAGACGGCGTTCTGCTGTCTCTGCACATGAAGGCAACCATGATGAAGATCTCTGACCCGTACATCTTCGGTCAGTGCGTTAAAGTCTTCTACAAAGATGTTTTTGAAAAATATGGTTCTGTTTTTGAAGAGATCGGTGTCAACGTCAGCAATGGTTTGGGCGATGTTTATGCGAAGCTCAAGCGCCTGCCCGATGCGCAGCGCGAAGAGATCGAAGCGGCGATTATGGACGTGTACAAAGACCGTCCTGCTTTGGCCATGGTTGACTCCCGTCGTGGTATCACCAACCTGCATGCACCGAACGATGTGATCATTGATGCGTCCATGCCGGTTGTTGTTCGCGACGGCGGCCGCATGTGGAACCTGCAAGACGAACTGCAAGACACCGTTGCCATGATCCCTGATCGTTGCTATGCCACGATCTACCAAACGGTCATCGAAGATTGCCAGAAAAACGGTCAATTCGACCCGGCCACCATGGGCGCGGTTTCCAACGTTGGTCTCATGGCTAAAAAAGCTGAAGAGTACGGTTCTCACGACAAGACCTTCTACTCTCCCGGCGATGGCAAAATTCAGGTGATTGATGATGCTACCGGCAACGTATTGCTTGAGCAGACCCTCGAAGCCGGCGATGTGTTCCGTTCTTGCCAAACCAAAGACGAGTCGATTCGTGACTGGGTTAAACTGGCGGTATCCCGTGCAAAAGCCACTGGCGTTCCGACTGTCTTCTGGTTGGATCCCAAGCGTGGCCATGATGCGCAAATCATTGCCAAAGTTGAAACCTACCTCAAAGACCATGACACCACCGGTCTGGACATCCGCATCATGACTCCTGACGACGCCATGCAGCTTGCTTGTGATCGCAGCCGCCGTGGTGAAGACACCGTTACCTGCACCGGTAACGCCCTGCGTGATTACCTCACTGACTTGTTCCCGATTCTGGAACTCGGCACCAGTGCGCGCATGCTTTCCATCGTACCGTTGCTGCAAGGTGGTGGCGTGTTTGAAACAGGCGCTGGTGGTTCTGCTCCTAAACACGTTGAGCAATTCCTCAAAGAAGGTCACCTGCGTTGGGACTCCTTGGGTGAATACTGCGCTCTGGTTCCCTCTTTGGAGCACATTGCCAAAACAACCGATAATGCAACGGCTCAACTGTATGCTGAAACTCTGGATGCAGCCGTTACGGATTATCTGCTGAATGAGAAAGCTCCTTCACGTAAGGTCAATGAGATTGACAATCGTGGTAGCAGCTTCTACGTTGCTCTGTACTGGGCAAAAGCGCTTGCAGCACAAGACAAAAATGCTGAACTGAAAGCCAAGTTCGCTAAAGTTGCTGCAGATCTTGAAGCCAACGAAGCCAAAATCAACGAAGAGCTTCTGGCGGCTCAAGGTTCACCGGTTGATATCGGTGGTTACTACAAACCGGAAGTGGCTAAGGTAAGCGCTGCGATGCGTCCGAGTGCAACTCTGAACGCAATTATCGACGCACTGTAA
- a CDS encoding EAL domain-containing protein gives MKWDAICRRKNLCIDFFVLPILGALLLSVLSIVQKLYIGAPVWRMQVYYFPAVYGSIAGGLVGIWSRRLRQALLKQVKLQEHYLDMFENASDLIQSVRLDGSILYVNRAWKETLGYFDHDIPSLNIFDVITYVDRPICRNRVISLLDGVELGPIEVTFQCKDGRAVLLEGNISLRQEEGQPHSIRGIFRNISERKQAEHKIHQLAYYDTLTGLPNRVLLQDRLSHAIAEARRFSHYLAVMFIDLDQFKKVNDSLGHSVGDQLLKDAARRLRSSLRDNDTAARLGGDEFVVILSGFKQISNLPHISSKVLTALSQPYFLAERELVVSASLGISVYPQDGDNAEILMRNADMAMYAAKYDHGNGYCFFSEEMNKNATRQLELEEQLRHALIDQQFEVYFQPQFDWSRQKVTGVEALVRWNRVQGEVVPPEVFIPVVENTGQIVALGEWVLRQACLQIQQLQCQLNVPLQLSVNLSGRQFDDLSLMYKIKKILLETDFPPEQLELEITETILMENADSARKTLGQLSQQGIRLAIDDFGTGYSSLNYLNTFPVDRLKIDKSFLVNVMHDDNHAAIVATIISMAETLGLSVIAEGVETMEQVSFLNDLGCQAMQGFIFSEPLPRKQLEAFLQRGWPFQQ, from the coding sequence ATGAAGTGGGATGCGATCTGTCGGCGGAAGAATCTTTGTATCGATTTTTTTGTTCTGCCAATACTGGGAGCACTGTTGCTCAGCGTGCTGTCCATTGTCCAAAAGTTGTATATCGGTGCTCCGGTCTGGCGGATGCAAGTATATTATTTTCCTGCTGTCTATGGCAGCATCGCCGGTGGCTTGGTTGGAATCTGGTCGCGGCGACTCCGCCAAGCGCTGTTAAAACAGGTGAAACTGCAAGAGCATTATCTCGACATGTTTGAAAATGCCTCCGATTTGATTCAATCCGTACGACTTGATGGTTCGATCCTCTATGTGAACCGCGCTTGGAAAGAAACCCTCGGTTATTTTGATCATGATATCCCCTCATTGAATATCTTTGACGTTATCACCTATGTTGATCGTCCAATCTGTCGTAATCGGGTCATTTCGTTGCTCGATGGTGTCGAACTCGGGCCGATAGAGGTGACATTCCAATGTAAAGATGGCCGTGCTGTCCTCCTTGAAGGCAACATCAGCTTAAGGCAGGAGGAGGGGCAACCGCACAGTATTCGAGGTATCTTTCGTAACATTTCTGAACGTAAGCAGGCGGAACACAAAATTCATCAACTGGCCTATTATGATACTTTGACCGGACTACCGAACCGAGTTTTGTTACAGGACCGTCTGAGTCATGCCATTGCCGAAGCTCGGCGGTTTTCGCACTATCTGGCCGTGATGTTTATCGATCTGGATCAGTTTAAAAAGGTCAACGATTCGTTGGGACATTCCGTTGGTGACCAGCTGTTGAAGGATGCCGCACGAAGATTGCGTAGCAGTTTGCGTGATAATGATACAGCCGCACGTCTCGGTGGCGATGAGTTTGTTGTCATCCTCTCTGGATTCAAACAGATCAGCAATCTTCCCCATATTTCCAGCAAGGTTCTTACTGCATTATCGCAGCCCTATTTCTTAGCTGAGCGGGAGCTGGTCGTTTCGGCGAGCCTTGGCATCTCTGTTTACCCTCAGGATGGCGACAATGCCGAAATTTTGATGCGTAATGCCGATATGGCCATGTACGCGGCCAAATATGATCATGGCAATGGCTACTGCTTCTTTTCTGAAGAGATGAACAAAAATGCCACGCGCCAACTTGAGTTGGAAGAGCAACTTCGTCATGCGCTGATTGATCAGCAATTTGAGGTGTATTTCCAGCCACAATTTGATTGGAGCCGGCAAAAAGTAACCGGCGTCGAAGCGCTGGTGCGTTGGAACCGGGTACAGGGTGAGGTGGTGCCGCCTGAGGTGTTTATTCCCGTGGTTGAAAATACCGGTCAGATTGTCGCTCTCGGTGAGTGGGTTTTACGTCAGGCGTGTCTTCAGATCCAACAGCTTCAATGTCAGCTCAATGTTCCATTGCAGCTCTCGGTTAATTTGTCCGGTCGACAATTTGATGATCTTTCCTTGATGTATAAAATAAAAAAGATTCTTCTGGAGACCGATTTCCCTCCGGAACAATTGGAGTTGGAAATCACTGAAACCATATTGATGGAGAATGCCGACTCAGCACGAAAAACGCTTGGTCAGCTCAGTCAGCAGGGAATTCGACTGGCCATTGATGATTTTGGTACCGGTTACTCGTCGCTCAATTATTTGAATACCTTTCCGGTTGATCGCTTAAAGATCGATAAGTCTTTTCTTGTCAATGTGATGCATGATGATAATCATGCGGCGATTGTTGCAACAATTATCTCTATGGCCGAGACGTTGGGTCTCAGCGTGATCGCAGAAGGGGTCGAGACGATGGAACAGGTGAGTTTTCTCAATGATCTTGGTTGTCAAGCCATGCAGGGATTTATCTTTTCCGAGCCTTTACCTCGAAAACAATTAGAAGCATTTTTGCAAAGGGGCTGGCCGTTTCAGCAATAA
- the extS gene encoding selenite/tellurite reduction operon c-type cytochrome lipoprotein ExtS: MVLRLAILILLLGLTVPVSAETLNSCLECHSRVVLSHDFVTDSPVALMDCVGCHRGNPQTRRKDLAHSQRIDADYAWFRLDDTPIMTAARQSIDRFACRRCHVQNRKGNTLAADLDQLLDQRSVDELVQALLEPAYYMPDFALGEEDRQLVILALLAGGIEPLQQDGDDVTIVHFENPVSEERPFEKHCGACHRVLTPHLGGLGADTIAPNLSGLLTPFYLKNFKDNQLWTTDGLMRWIKNPRQIRPLAVMPPLDLNDQQIHKLIDNTWPATQGELHP; encoded by the coding sequence TTGGTCCTTCGTCTTGCCATTTTAATCCTGCTGCTCGGGCTGACGGTTCCGGTGTCTGCCGAAACGCTCAACAGTTGTCTGGAGTGCCATAGCCGTGTTGTGCTAAGCCATGATTTTGTGACGGATTCACCTGTTGCTTTGATGGATTGTGTTGGTTGCCACCGGGGCAATCCGCAAACACGGCGCAAAGATCTGGCCCATTCGCAGCGCATTGATGCGGACTATGCCTGGTTTCGTCTCGACGACACACCCATCATGACTGCGGCACGACAGAGCATTGACCGATTTGCCTGCCGACGTTGTCATGTCCAAAATCGCAAAGGCAATACGCTTGCGGCGGATCTTGATCAACTGTTGGACCAGCGGTCCGTTGACGAATTGGTCCAGGCCTTGTTGGAACCCGCCTATTATATGCCTGATTTCGCTTTGGGTGAGGAGGATCGTCAGCTGGTGATTCTGGCTCTTCTCGCCGGTGGGATAGAGCCGCTTCAACAGGATGGTGACGACGTAACTATCGTCCATTTTGAAAATCCCGTCAGTGAAGAACGTCCTTTTGAAAAACACTGTGGGGCTTGTCATCGTGTGCTGACACCGCATTTGGGTGGTTTAGGGGCGGACACCATTGCGCCCAACCTCTCTGGTTTGTTGACACCCTTTTACTTGAAGAACTTTAAGGATAATCAGCTGTGGACAACGGACGGTCTGATGCGTTGGATTAAAAATCCACGCCAGATCCGTCCACTAGCTGTCATGCCGCCGCTCGATTTGAATGATCAGCAGATCCACAAGCTGATCGATAACACTTGGCCTGCCACTCAGGGAGAATTGCACCCATGA
- the extQ gene encoding selenite/tellurite reduction operon b-type cytochrome membrane protein ExtQ produces the protein MKNYVKSDPTFFRLIKGAMAATILATVVFAALFPAPLLEPADVSRVPNPSRAAWFLIWMQEVVSYSKYAIYGVVLLGGVFCLLPWLPGVTSSKRACWLPHDQRWVNWLTVVSFVVIVLLTGVAFYFRGENWSFVLPF, from the coding sequence GTGAAAAACTATGTCAAAAGTGATCCGACCTTTTTCCGCCTGATCAAGGGGGCGATGGCGGCAACGATCCTCGCGACGGTCGTATTTGCGGCGCTGTTCCCGGCGCCGTTGCTGGAGCCCGCCGATGTCTCGCGGGTGCCGAATCCGTCACGTGCCGCCTGGTTTTTGATCTGGATGCAGGAAGTGGTCAGTTATTCTAAGTATGCCATCTATGGCGTCGTGTTGCTGGGAGGGGTTTTTTGCCTGTTGCCCTGGCTGCCCGGTGTGACTTCGTCCAAACGGGCCTGCTGGTTGCCGCATGATCAACGTTGGGTTAATTGGTTGACTGTTGTCAGTTTTGTCGTGATTGTTTTGCTGACTGGTGTTGCTTTTTATTTCCGGGGTGAAAATTGGTCCTTCGTCTTGCCATTTTAA
- a CDS encoding cytochrome b N-terminal domain-containing protein encodes MVTVFKDFIRHLFPRMVLKENLKISYTFCLGGMAFTLFGLLAVSGLLLAMYYQPHADHAYSSILYIEEQVFGGHFLHSLHRTASNLYLLLIFLHTLRVLLTGAYRPPRQMNWLIGFLLLCLALFSGYTGYLLPMDQLALWATQTGMELVRILPLGELFYQFLVPDAVGEPLSLLRFYILHVVVLPMTTVLLCALHFYKIRKQKGALPYL; translated from the coding sequence ATGGTGACTGTGTTTAAAGATTTTATCCGACATCTGTTTCCACGCATGGTTCTCAAAGAGAACCTGAAAATCAGCTATACCTTTTGTCTGGGAGGCATGGCCTTTACCTTGTTTGGGTTGTTGGCAGTCAGCGGGTTGTTGCTGGCCATGTATTATCAGCCGCATGCCGACCATGCCTACAGCTCAATTCTGTATATTGAAGAGCAGGTGTTTGGTGGCCATTTTCTGCACAGTTTGCATCGCACCGCATCCAATCTCTATCTGTTGCTGATTTTTCTTCACACCTTGCGGGTACTGTTGACCGGAGCCTACCGGCCACCGCGCCAGATGAATTGGCTGATCGGTTTTCTGTTGCTGTGTCTGGCCCTGTTTTCCGGCTACACCGGCTATCTGTTACCCATGGATCAATTGGCTCTGTGGGCGACTCAGACCGGTATGGAGCTGGTGCGGATTCTTCCCCTTGGCGAGTTGTTTTATCAGTTTCTGGTGCCGGATGCCGTTGGTGAGCCGTTGTCTCTGTTGCGGTTTTACATCCTTCATGTTGTGGTCTTGCCCATGACGACGGTCCTGTTGTGTGCGCTTCATTTTTACAAGATCCGTAAACAAAAAGGAGCCTTGCCTTACCTGTGA
- a CDS encoding Rieske (2Fe-2S) protein — MARFSQKRRGFIQTLIVGGISGWGLFRFFSASKSQETLLATVEDKRIPERGALVFRQQRFALIREQGHVYALSLVCTHLGCTLTVTSTELSCPCHGSTFDRHGEVTRGPADRPLPQLRLVRRADSWQVYG, encoded by the coding sequence ATGGCAAGATTTTCTCAAAAAAGACGCGGCTTCATCCAAACCCTGATTGTCGGTGGGATTTCCGGGTGGGGTTTGTTCCGTTTTTTTTCCGCCTCTAAGTCGCAGGAAACCCTGCTGGCAACGGTAGAGGACAAGCGGATTCCTGAGCGTGGCGCCTTGGTGTTTCGCCAACAACGTTTTGCGCTGATTCGCGAACAGGGGCACGTTTATGCTTTGAGTCTGGTGTGTACCCATCTGGGCTGTACGCTCACGGTGACCTCGACGGAATTAAGCTGCCCCTGTCATGGCAGTACTTTTGATCGACATGGTGAGGTGACACGGGGGCCTGCGGATCGACCATTGCCGCAATTGCGTCTCGTTCGCCGCGCAGACTCCTGGCAGGTTTATGGCTAA
- the extO gene encoding selenite/tellurite reduction operon b-type cytochrome iron-sulfur cluster-binding subunit ExtO, translating into MTRLTVAFSALLLIVSVTPVLAAPCQQCHEVTVSGVHQGIACQECHGAQGNLGNPGIADNRGLGCVECHADTGMIFSHAMSRRTAEQAFCQRSWGRADTTFYATNCQQCHVASCADCHGSGHDITTPDTHRCQNCHQGYFVGWDFSGRAPREDSVRYQRGPRSHEQYYLKMRPDVHAEAGLDCSDCHTMASFLDGKVSGKSCRDCHDVNPDIIEHGIAAHLENMECVSCHASWAAQEYATYYIETINSSNRAYFRVKPTGNERYVKSSYLKRQDLPPLGVNEEGRVAPIRPQFQAYYSKVVDNQPQGEENQRLASEWKVFTPHTIRRGTALCDQCHGNARRFILEPLEQRIYRPDRDGLGIDSLWRSEGQRVVNGSFMPPARFERMSQKTPEYSRGYVKKWQDFLKKDAASSKP; encoded by the coding sequence ATGACCAGATTGACCGTTGCCTTCAGCGCGTTACTCCTGATCGTTAGCGTGACTCCTGTGCTGGCAGCACCTTGTCAGCAGTGTCATGAAGTGACGGTGTCCGGTGTTCATCAGGGAATAGCGTGTCAGGAATGTCATGGAGCACAGGGCAACCTGGGGAACCCCGGCATTGCCGACAATCGCGGATTGGGCTGTGTTGAATGCCATGCTGATACCGGCATGATTTTTTCCCATGCCATGAGCCGTCGGACGGCGGAACAGGCGTTTTGCCAACGAAGTTGGGGGCGGGCAGATACTACCTTCTATGCGACGAACTGTCAGCAGTGCCATGTCGCCTCGTGTGCGGATTGCCATGGCTCCGGACACGACATCACCACTCCGGACACGCACCGCTGTCAGAATTGTCATCAGGGGTATTTTGTCGGTTGGGATTTCTCCGGACGCGCACCGCGTGAAGACAGTGTTCGTTACCAGCGTGGTCCGCGTTCCCACGAACAGTATTATCTGAAAATGCGCCCTGATGTGCATGCCGAAGCCGGTCTTGATTGCAGCGATTGCCACACCATGGCCAGCTTTCTGGACGGAAAGGTCAGTGGCAAGTCGTGTCGCGATTGTCACGATGTGAATCCAGACATTATTGAGCATGGCATCGCGGCCCATTTGGAGAACATGGAATGTGTCAGTTGTCATGCGTCCTGGGCGGCTCAGGAATATGCGACCTATTATATTGAGACTATCAATAGCAGCAACCGCGCCTACTTCCGGGTGAAACCCACCGGCAATGAGCGCTATGTTAAAAGCAGTTATCTCAAGCGACAAGATTTACCACCGTTGGGCGTGAACGAAGAAGGTCGGGTGGCACCGATCCGTCCCCAGTTCCAGGCCTATTACAGCAAGGTGGTCGATAATCAGCCTCAGGGAGAGGAAAATCAACGCTTGGCCAGCGAATGGAAAGTCTTTACGCCGCATACGATTCGTCGGGGAACGGCATTATGCGATCAATGTCACGGTAATGCGCGGCGTTTTATCCTCGAACCTCTCGAACAGCGGATTTATCGTCCGGATCGTGACGGTTTGGGGATTGACAGCCTGTGGCGTTCTGAAGGACAACGGGTGGTGAATGGCAGTTTTATGCCACCAGCTCGCTTTGAACGGATGAGTCAGAAGACACCGGAGTATAGCCGAGGATATGTGAAAAAATGGCAAGATTTTCTCAAAAAAGACGCGGCTTCATCCAAACCCTGA
- the extM gene encoding selenite/tellurite reduction operon c-type cytochrome ExtM, whose product MIRVFIAIFFLLPFFLVGCGSKSTTSQCEYCHAGLELASDTHQDCIDCHGGDETLTDKKAAHASMYGPRNPSAPKFWEKTCGKCHQYQLDRVRSNLMLTNTGFIKNIRLTWEGGEEYLYATMDQKLYDAEGKPVEHHSVLKLRNLAGELYRKYCSLCHVGMESHRSWKASHASGCAACHFPFNENGTYQGNDLAMKNKWPHSASHQMEPLPTNEVCFRCHNRSGRIALSYQGMNDGNNGLVPVNNGFPGPELISGARNVTHIQGDIHFDKGMDCIDCHTSRDVMGDGYAYENMYQQTEVACEDCHGRGDEGPRYEVVERENHDAVRESRNYQRQVKTGDKLVLTSKGRPYSNVFYQDGKIVVVGKRDGQEHISKQIAGTPEHKIVGHERMECYACHSAAVPQCFGCHTQYDQSQKGLDFVRGRETWGKFSETEDYRSLYPFSLALDQRGKIAPMTPGCQTFVTVLDRRGNVQKEEYVANFRGKQQLRFAPFYSHNTALKAVSCRECHADPAFLGFGQHVVEGQSVESTLICEKSDELPLDGFMVMKQGEVQSFSAVVREHSRPLNEHEVRRALMVNQCLVCHDDPKDAIYQQALDYDQIDRCLQRVTPDR is encoded by the coding sequence ATGATTCGAGTCTTTATCGCTATTTTTTTTCTGCTGCCTTTTTTTCTGGTCGGTTGTGGTTCTAAGTCCACGACTTCGCAATGCGAATATTGCCACGCCGGGCTGGAATTGGCGTCGGACACCCACCAGGATTGTATCGACTGCCATGGCGGCGATGAGACTCTGACAGACAAAAAAGCCGCTCATGCATCCATGTATGGGCCACGCAATCCTTCCGCTCCCAAGTTCTGGGAAAAGACCTGCGGCAAGTGCCACCAATATCAGCTGGATCGGGTGCGTTCCAACCTGATGCTGACCAATACCGGATTTATCAAAAATATTCGCCTGACCTGGGAAGGGGGCGAAGAATACCTCTATGCGACGATGGATCAGAAGCTTTATGATGCCGAAGGCAAACCGGTTGAACATCATTCAGTCTTAAAGCTGCGCAATCTGGCTGGAGAGCTATATCGTAAATACTGTTCGTTGTGCCATGTCGGCATGGAGTCACATCGGTCGTGGAAAGCCTCTCATGCATCGGGCTGTGCCGCCTGTCACTTTCCGTTCAATGAAAATGGCACCTATCAGGGCAATGACTTGGCCATGAAAAATAAATGGCCCCATTCCGCCAGTCATCAGATGGAACCGCTGCCGACCAATGAGGTGTGTTTTCGTTGCCATAACCGCAGTGGCCGGATTGCCTTGTCTTATCAGGGCATGAACGACGGCAATAACGGTCTTGTGCCGGTCAATAATGGTTTCCCCGGTCCTGAGCTGATCAGCGGGGCGCGCAATGTCACACATATTCAGGGTGATATCCATTTCGACAAAGGGATGGACTGCATTGATTGCCATACCTCTCGCGATGTGATGGGAGATGGCTATGCCTATGAAAATATGTATCAGCAGACCGAAGTTGCCTGCGAAGATTGCCATGGCCGCGGCGACGAAGGACCCCGTTATGAAGTGGTCGAGCGTGAAAACCATGATGCGGTGCGTGAGTCGCGCAACTACCAGCGCCAGGTTAAAACCGGTGATAAGCTGGTTTTGACCTCAAAAGGGCGGCCCTATTCCAATGTTTTTTATCAAGACGGTAAAATCGTGGTTGTGGGCAAACGTGATGGCCAGGAACATATCAGCAAGCAGATTGCCGGGACGCCTGAGCACAAGATTGTCGGCCATGAACGGATGGAATGCTACGCTTGCCATTCGGCTGCGGTACCGCAGTGTTTTGGGTGCCATACCCAATATGATCAATCCCAAAAAGGGTTGGATTTTGTCCGTGGCCGGGAAACCTGGGGCAAGTTCAGCGAAACGGAAGACTACCGTTCTCTCTATCCGTTTTCTCTGGCGTTGGACCAACGAGGAAAAATTGCCCCGATGACGCCGGGCTGCCAGACGTTTGTCACGGTTCTTGATCGTCGTGGCAATGTGCAAAAAGAGGAATATGTAGCGAACTTTCGTGGCAAGCAGCAACTGCGTTTTGCGCCGTTTTATTCCCATAATACCGCTTTAAAAGCGGTTAGTTGTCGTGAGTGTCATGCTGATCCGGCCTTTTTGGGCTTTGGCCAACATGTCGTGGAAGGGCAAAGTGTTGAGAGTACCCTGATCTGCGAAAAATCTGACGAATTACCATTGGACGGTTTTATGGTGATGAAACAGGGCGAGGTGCAATCGTTTTCCGCCGTGGTGCGGGAACATAGCCGCCCTTTAAATGAACACGAAGTGCGTCGGGCTCTCATGGTCAACCAGTGTCTGGTCTGCCATGATGATCCCAAGGATGCCATCTACCAACAGGCTTTAGATTATGACCAGATTGACCGTTGCCTTCAGCGCGTTACTCCTGATCGTTAG